In one Alphaproteobacteria bacterium genomic region, the following are encoded:
- the pseC gene encoding UDP-4-amino-4,6-dideoxy-N-acetyl-beta-L-altrosamine transaminase yields the protein MIPYGRQQIDEDDIAAVTAVLRSDFLTTGPAVDAFEAALADVCSTEHAVVCSNGTAALYMASKALGLGDGDVVIVPAITFLATSSAPFLAGSEIVFSDVDPETGLMRPEDLETAIIAAGRRFPDKRVAAAFVVQLNGQSADMPGLKTICDRENLALVEDACHALGGLTRCFDDPEANGADSRIGDTRWSDLACFSFHPVKTIAMGEGGAVTTRDAEMAERLRLHRNHGMERNPQRWVRENQGFARNGEANPWYYELTEPGFNFRAPDILCALGTSQLRRLSGFVSDRAALFARYQERLENLNQPVQAPAVVPWGRPAWHLCAARVDFDSIERDRGAVMRDLSRQFGIGTQVHYIPLHRQPFWADRYGPQDLPGADRYYSRALSLPLFVGMNESDVDRVVDALAKAL from the coding sequence ATGATACCCTATGGTCGGCAACAGATCGACGAAGACGATATCGCTGCGGTTACCGCGGTTCTGCGGTCGGACTTCTTGACCACGGGCCCTGCTGTCGACGCATTTGAAGCAGCTCTGGCGGATGTGTGTTCCACGGAGCACGCCGTCGTTTGCAGCAATGGAACCGCGGCGCTCTATATGGCGTCGAAGGCGCTGGGGCTAGGAGACGGGGACGTAGTCATCGTTCCCGCAATCACATTCCTGGCGACGTCTTCCGCGCCATTCCTGGCCGGCTCGGAAATTGTTTTCTCCGATGTCGATCCGGAGACGGGTTTGATGCGGCCGGAAGACCTGGAAACGGCGATCATTGCCGCCGGCAGGCGCTTTCCCGACAAGCGGGTGGCAGCGGCATTTGTCGTACAACTCAATGGGCAATCTGCGGATATGCCGGGCCTCAAAACGATATGCGATCGCGAAAATTTGGCACTTGTCGAAGACGCCTGTCATGCGCTCGGCGGCCTGACCAGATGCTTCGACGATCCTGAGGCGAATGGTGCCGACAGCCGCATTGGCGATACCCGTTGGTCGGACCTGGCCTGTTTTTCCTTCCACCCCGTGAAAACGATTGCGATGGGCGAAGGCGGTGCCGTCACGACGCGGGACGCGGAAATGGCCGAACGTCTGCGTCTGCACAGAAATCACGGAATGGAACGAAATCCGCAACGCTGGGTTCGGGAAAATCAGGGGTTTGCGCGGAACGGAGAGGCCAATCCATGGTATTATGAACTCACGGAGCCTGGGTTCAACTTTAGGGCCCCGGATATACTCTGTGCGTTGGGGACGAGCCAATTGCGACGTCTCTCCGGCTTCGTCTCGGATAGGGCGGCCCTGTTTGCGCGATATCAGGAAAGATTGGAAAATCTGAATCAGCCGGTGCAGGCGCCGGCGGTGGTGCCTTGGGGGCGGCCGGCATGGCACCTTTGCGCGGCCCGGGTTGATTTCGATTCGATTGAGCGTGACCGGGGGGCGGTCATGCGCGACCTGTCGCGCCAGTTCGGGATCGGTACCCAAGTCCACTATATTCCGCTGCATCGGCAACCGTTCTGGGCCGACCGTTACGGTCCGCAAGACCTGCCCGGCGCGGATCGATACTACAGCAGGGCATTGTCTCTACCGCTGTTCGTAGGAATGAATGAAAGCGACGTGGATCGCGTCGTGGATGCGTTGGCCAAGGCCCTCTGA
- a CDS encoding acyl carrier protein, protein MAQKMSEAEIRQVLVEIFSEVLGIKTESVTDDLSPDNCENWDSLRHMQICTAIDESFEIALDMSTQVEILTFDLAVETVKAELSNG, encoded by the coding sequence ATGGCGCAGAAGATGAGCGAAGCGGAGATCCGGCAAGTTCTGGTCGAGATTTTTTCCGAAGTGTTGGGAATCAAGACCGAGTCAGTAACCGACGATTTGTCGCCGGACAATTGTGAGAACTGGGATTCCCTGCGGCATATGCAAATCTGTACCGCAATCGATGAAAGTTTCGAGATTGCCTTGGATATGTCCACTCAGGTTGAGATTCTGACATTCGACTTGGCCGTGGAGACGGTAAAAGCAGAGCTTTCCAATGGCTGA
- a CDS encoding SDR family oxidoreductase, whose product MSELPVKGQSAELVIDVTADLLERFASYSGDRNPMHFDDSFARARGLGGRVAHGMSYAAFISTLIGQHLPGPGALWLSQSIRFLAPVEVGETVRLRAEVESVSQSARTVDLKLSADVKDRGAVMQGAATVMVPSTDASPLRSGRPSTQLRIDGGPVAFLFGGASALGRSVASRLAGEGWSVALFGRRGGDLTSLVNEMEEAGGGIGAASFTCDLTDSDSVAAACEDARKAFGVPSALFHCASAPLARSGILETDAATFDAHLAVQLHGTKAIVDACAGNMIEAGGGSLTFIGSSAARGAPPDGLSAYAAAKSAAASYIRSVALELGPKGLRANVLSPDFLETRLTNHVPDRTRKLAAAKSPLRRLATVDEVAAFAVFIAGPGAAYLNGEDILLDGGQKML is encoded by the coding sequence ATGAGCGAACTGCCGGTTAAAGGGCAAAGTGCGGAGCTTGTGATTGATGTGACCGCCGACCTGCTGGAGCGGTTTGCGTCCTACAGCGGCGACCGCAATCCGATGCATTTCGATGATTCCTTCGCTCGCGCCCGAGGGCTGGGCGGACGTGTTGCCCACGGCATGTCCTATGCAGCATTTATCTCTACGCTGATCGGACAGCATCTGCCTGGCCCCGGCGCACTCTGGCTATCGCAATCGATACGTTTTCTGGCTCCTGTTGAAGTTGGGGAGACGGTGCGGCTCAGGGCCGAAGTCGAATCCGTTTCTCAGTCGGCGCGGACCGTGGATCTGAAACTTAGTGCCGACGTGAAGGATCGTGGCGCGGTGATGCAGGGCGCGGCGACTGTAATGGTGCCATCGACCGATGCGTCCCCGTTGCGCTCAGGGCGCCCGAGCACCCAGCTGAGAATTGACGGTGGACCAGTGGCTTTTCTGTTCGGCGGCGCCAGTGCGCTGGGACGTTCCGTCGCGTCACGGCTGGCCGGTGAGGGATGGAGTGTTGCGTTGTTTGGCCGCCGGGGCGGTGATCTGACATCCCTGGTCAATGAAATGGAAGAGGCGGGGGGCGGCATAGGCGCGGCCAGCTTCACCTGCGATCTGACCGACAGCGATAGTGTCGCGGCTGCCTGTGAAGATGCAAGGAAGGCGTTCGGGGTGCCTTCGGCGCTGTTTCATTGCGCCAGCGCACCCCTTGCGCGGTCAGGGATATTGGAAACCGACGCGGCCACCTTCGACGCGCATCTGGCCGTCCAGCTTCATGGAACAAAGGCGATTGTCGATGCCTGCGCGGGAAATATGATAGAGGCCGGTGGCGGCAGCCTGACTTTCATTGGTTCCAGCGCTGCACGAGGGGCACCGCCGGACGGGCTTTCCGCCTATGCGGCAGCCAAATCCGCGGCGGCCTCTTATATTCGCTCCGTCGCACTCGAACTTGGCCCGAAAGGCCTGCGGGCGAATGTGTTGTCTCCGGACTTTCTCGAGACGCGCCTGACCAACCATGTTCCGGACCGCACCAGGAAACTGGCCGCGGCCAAGTCACCGCTGCGCCGCCTGGCGACTGTGGACGAAGTTGCTGCGTTCGCCGTTTTCATTGCGGGCCCCGGGGCGGCCTATCTGAACGGTGAAGACATATTGCTGGATGGCGGGCAGAAGATGCTATGA
- a CDS encoding Gfo/Idh/MocA family oxidoreductase, translated as MAEADRSGPTVAVIGLGSMGMRHAANAQELGARVVGVEPDPSRRDQAVATLPQLRFVKDVVDAAAVADAAVIASPSSRHADDLRVCLSAGCHVLVEKPLADRTDEMRALMQQARKSNRIVAVAQNLRFHPAVMAARSILDAGEFGPVLSAVSIGASYLPEWRPNQDYRTNYAADPKSGGVMFDWIHEVDLLAHLLGPFRVQGAASAGQRVLEMESEEEAGLLLRHTQGCLSMVLLSYTTRPPLRKTTLFGPNGRLEIDIPARTLLQLDAHGNPVREEAFGGQHTDDYKSELQDFLSAIRTGGPPRCSGEEALEILQGVLDARRIAGLPQHGS; from the coding sequence ATGGCTGAAGCCGACCGGTCCGGTCCAACCGTTGCGGTGATCGGACTTGGATCCATGGGAATGCGTCACGCGGCCAATGCGCAAGAGCTGGGCGCCCGGGTCGTTGGGGTCGAACCTGATCCATCTCGCCGGGATCAGGCGGTAGCAACCCTGCCGCAACTTCGTTTTGTGAAGGATGTCGTCGATGCGGCGGCGGTCGCCGATGCTGCTGTGATTGCCAGCCCGTCTAGTCGTCATGCGGATGATTTGCGGGTTTGTTTGTCTGCTGGCTGCCATGTTCTGGTGGAGAAACCGCTGGCGGATCGGACAGACGAAATGCGTGCGCTGATGCAGCAGGCCCGAAAAAGCAACCGGATCGTCGCCGTCGCGCAGAACCTCAGATTCCATCCGGCCGTCATGGCAGCGCGTTCGATTCTGGATGCGGGAGAGTTCGGGCCGGTATTGTCGGCGGTCAGCATTGGGGCGAGCTATCTTCCGGAATGGCGGCCTAACCAGGATTACCGCACCAACTATGCTGCTGACCCGAAGTCCGGGGGCGTCATGTTCGACTGGATTCATGAAGTTGATCTTCTGGCGCATCTTCTCGGACCATTTCGCGTACAGGGGGCGGCCTCGGCGGGTCAGCGCGTCCTCGAGATGGAGTCAGAGGAGGAGGCGGGGCTGTTGCTGCGCCACACGCAGGGCTGCCTTTCGATGGTGTTGCTGAGCTACACGACACGGCCGCCGCTGCGAAAGACCACCTTGTTCGGGCCGAATGGCCGTCTGGAAATTGATATTCCCGCCCGGACCCTGCTGCAACTGGATGCCCACGGGAATCCGGTAAGAGAAGAGGCGTTCGGCGGCCAACACACGGACGACTACAAATCCGAGCTTCAGGATTTCCTGTCCGCGATACGAACGGGCGGGCCGCCGCGATGCAGCGGCGAAGAGGCTCTTGAGATCTTACAGGGCGTGCTCGACGCGCGGCGGATTGCTGGGCTGCCGCAACACGGCTCTTAA
- a CDS encoding GNAT family N-acetyltransferase has translation MTNSYSEVLEAGLVTLRRYRVEDVGEDYLRWMQDPEVTHFIQARFDHHDLESLRSFVAGFDHKDRFIFAIHDRETQHRIGTFTLRINPVHRFSSIGYLIGEKAYWRGAYALDACRAALDFVFFERKVRKVVEPTTENHLASNFNFKRLGFTMVAKIPDLYWGDGKYQAATYWAISVEEWAARRGRPVPEIPTPERD, from the coding sequence ATGACGAATTCCTATTCCGAAGTTTTGGAAGCGGGACTGGTAACCCTCCGTCGCTATCGTGTTGAGGATGTCGGCGAAGATTACCTTCGCTGGATGCAGGACCCCGAGGTTACGCATTTTATTCAGGCCCGGTTCGACCACCACGACCTGGAATCACTGCGCAGTTTCGTAGCGGGGTTTGACCATAAGGACCGCTTCATTTTTGCGATCCACGACAGAGAAACGCAGCACCGTATCGGCACCTTCACGCTCCGTATCAATCCCGTTCACCGATTCTCAAGCATCGGTTATCTGATCGGGGAGAAGGCATATTGGCGCGGTGCTTACGCACTGGATGCTTGCCGGGCTGCCCTGGACTTTGTGTTTTTCGAACGCAAGGTGCGAAAGGTCGTCGAACCGACGACGGAGAACCATCTTGCATCGAACTTCAACTTCAAGAGGTTGGGGTTCACCATGGTGGCGAAAATTCCTGACCTTTACTGGGGCGACGGCAAATATCAGGCCGCCACCTATTGGGCGATTTCAGTGGAGGAATGGGCCGCGCGCCGCGGACGGCCTGTTCCGGAAATCCCAACGCCCGAACGGGACTGA
- a CDS encoding HAD-IIIC family phosphatase: MDQSEKSESPVDVAAFRSELRASPKLMTYLKALRVLESESIPARRVRLLSSFTVRALEPYLKVEALLSGWRMEPQFEEYSQWQQALLSAPQEGAEADAYVLLLHPEAFVDATRDRDEALNAAERNLTALVSNFRKRCGAPLLLVLPKTAVHAERFGFGLLARGPSEVAATRLCDALRAVAESTAGVYCVDPPEEMVSDRDLVGLYRTMTPVRPAHAPGYAETIARSLSGFFRPRKKVLVCDLDNTLWGGVVGETGADGVAIGPEWPGQAYRLLQRAILDLSESGILLAIASKNNEADAREVFDTRSEMVLRWEDFVARRVDWNDKAENIRSMAEELSLGLDSFVFLDDNPVECARVRTALPQVEVVMMPQEPERFVEELLNCRGFDALSIMAEDKLRTQTYRAEGQRRALQEDAASIDDFLKTLALQADLKTVQASTVERTHQLFNKTNQFHMTLERPTLSEIEARREGLYTISLRDRFGDYGIIGILELSSSPDAMRIDNLIMSCRALGRGMEETALAFAAEQARERNLAKLEIAFVEGPRNQPARRFLEKAEFEAARDEGDGRCIYVRPIDRNIPEYPAAVELNLVVEAA; encoded by the coding sequence ATGGACCAATCCGAAAAGAGCGAGAGCCCTGTCGATGTGGCGGCGTTTCGGTCGGAACTTCGCGCTTCTCCAAAGCTAATGACCTATCTGAAGGCGTTGCGTGTTCTGGAGAGTGAATCAATTCCTGCGCGGCGCGTCCGGTTGCTTTCCAGTTTTACTGTACGGGCGTTGGAACCGTATCTGAAGGTGGAGGCGCTGCTATCGGGCTGGCGCATGGAGCCGCAGTTCGAGGAATACTCTCAATGGCAGCAGGCGCTTCTCTCCGCACCGCAAGAGGGTGCGGAGGCGGATGCCTATGTTCTGCTGCTACATCCGGAAGCATTCGTGGACGCCACACGAGATCGCGATGAAGCGCTGAATGCGGCTGAGCGGAACCTGACCGCATTGGTTTCGAACTTTCGGAAGCGATGCGGGGCACCTTTGTTGCTCGTGCTGCCGAAGACCGCGGTGCATGCCGAAAGGTTCGGGTTCGGCTTGCTGGCCCGAGGTCCCTCCGAGGTTGCGGCCACAAGACTCTGCGATGCATTACGGGCCGTCGCGGAATCGACGGCCGGGGTCTATTGCGTCGACCCTCCTGAAGAGATGGTTTCGGACCGGGATCTTGTTGGGCTTTACCGGACAATGACGCCCGTGCGGCCTGCACATGCCCCCGGATACGCAGAGACCATTGCTCGCAGCCTGTCCGGGTTTTTCCGGCCCCGCAAGAAGGTACTCGTATGCGATCTGGACAACACATTGTGGGGAGGGGTTGTCGGGGAAACGGGGGCGGATGGCGTTGCCATTGGGCCGGAATGGCCCGGGCAAGCCTACCGCTTGCTGCAACGCGCGATCCTGGATTTGTCCGAGAGCGGGATTCTGCTTGCGATAGCCAGCAAGAACAATGAAGCGGATGCCCGAGAGGTTTTTGATACACGATCGGAAATGGTGCTGCGCTGGGAGGATTTCGTTGCGCGGCGTGTTGACTGGAATGACAAGGCCGAGAACATCCGATCCATGGCGGAGGAACTTTCGCTGGGTCTCGATAGCTTTGTATTCCTGGACGACAATCCGGTGGAGTGCGCGCGTGTTCGGACCGCCTTGCCGCAGGTTGAAGTCGTCATGATGCCGCAGGAGCCTGAGCGGTTCGTGGAGGAGTTGCTGAACTGTCGCGGCTTCGATGCCCTATCGATCATGGCGGAAGACAAGTTGCGAACGCAGACCTATCGGGCCGAGGGCCAGAGACGGGCATTGCAGGAAGACGCGGCGAGTATCGATGATTTTCTGAAAACCCTGGCGCTTCAAGCCGATCTGAAAACGGTTCAGGCATCCACGGTGGAGCGCACGCATCAGCTCTTCAACAAGACCAATCAGTTTCACATGACGCTCGAGCGGCCGACCTTGAGCGAGATCGAAGCCAGACGGGAAGGTCTGTACACAATTTCTTTGCGGGACAGGTTCGGCGACTATGGGATTATCGGTATCCTGGAGTTGTCCTCTAGTCCGGATGCCATGCGGATAGATAACCTGATCATGAGTTGCCGGGCTTTGGGGCGCGGCATGGAGGAGACGGCGCTCGCCTTTGCCGCCGAGCAGGCCCGAGAGCGGAATCTTGCGAAGCTGGAGATCGCCTTTGTCGAGGGGCCGAGGAACCAGCCGGCGCGGCGATTTTTGGAGAAGGCCGAGTTTGAGGCAGCACGGGATGAAGGGGATGGCCGGTGCATCTATGTTCGCCCCATCGACCGGAACATTCCCGAATACCCGGCGGCGGTAGAGTTGAACCTGGTGGTCGAGGCCGCCTGA
- the pseB gene encoding UDP-N-acetylglucosamine 4,6-dehydratase (inverting), with the protein MTNFDSSEVELTGKKILITGGTGSFGRAFVRHVLDHHDPDRVIVFSRDEDKQYLMASEFGFDFTGTHNTKLRFFIGDVRDRERLEMAMRDVDVVVHAAALKHVPTAEYNPMECIRTNVHGAENVVNAALTCEVEKVLALSTDKAVNPINLYGASKLAADKIFIAANNLSGTRPTRFSVVRYGNVLGSRGSVVPFFQRLIESGSDHLPITDERMTRFWITLDQGVAFVLSSIGRMFGGEIFVPKLPSMKITDMAKALAPDLPTRTVGIRPGEKLHELMLTEDESRVAYDLGDRYLIAPEIAFTKSVEDSLQGLERLPEGYRYASDSNDEWLSPAALKALIQSGK; encoded by the coding sequence CGGCCGCGCATTCGTGCGTCACGTCTTGGATCATCATGATCCGGACCGGGTGATTGTGTTTTCCCGGGATGAGGACAAGCAATACCTGATGGCGAGTGAGTTCGGTTTCGACTTTACCGGTACGCACAACACAAAATTGCGGTTCTTCATTGGCGATGTGCGTGACCGAGAGCGCCTGGAAATGGCGATGCGGGATGTCGATGTGGTGGTTCATGCCGCCGCTCTGAAACATGTCCCGACGGCCGAATACAATCCCATGGAATGCATTCGAACCAACGTGCATGGCGCCGAAAATGTAGTCAACGCGGCGCTGACCTGCGAGGTGGAGAAGGTGCTCGCGCTGTCCACGGACAAAGCGGTTAACCCGATCAATCTTTACGGCGCGAGCAAACTGGCGGCCGACAAGATTTTTATCGCAGCGAATAACCTGAGCGGTACCAGACCGACTCGGTTCAGCGTCGTGCGGTACGGGAACGTGCTGGGCTCACGCGGCAGTGTAGTTCCATTTTTTCAGCGGCTCATCGAGAGTGGCAGCGATCATTTGCCCATTACGGACGAGCGCATGACACGGTTCTGGATCACTCTGGATCAGGGGGTGGCCTTTGTCCTGTCCAGCATAGGCCGCATGTTCGGCGGTGAGATCTTCGTCCCTAAGCTGCCGAGCATGAAGATCACCGATATGGCAAAGGCCCTGGCCCCCGATCTGCCGACGCGAACGGTGGGGATACGACCTGGCGAAAAGCTTCATGAACTCATGCTGACCGAAGACGAGTCTCGGGTCGCCTATGATCTGGGTGACCGATATCTCATCGCGCCGGAAATCGCCTTTACGAAATCTGTGGAAGATTCCCTGCAGGGATTGGAACGGTTGCCGGAAGGATATCGATACGCAAGCGACAGCAACGATGAATGGCTCTCGCCGGCGGCACTCAAGGCATTAATCCAGTCCGGGAAGTAA